The nucleotide sequence AGATTGTCGTGGATTGCGATGTGATTCAAGCTGATGGCGGGACACGGTGTGCGTCAATCACCGGGGGTTGGGTTGCTTTGAAGCTGGCGGTGCAGAAACTGATGAAAGCAGGCGACGTGATCAGCGATCCGTTGATTGATCCTGTCGCGGCGATTTCCTGCGGAGTCTATGCGGGCCAAGAGGTGCTTGATCTGGATTACCCGGAGGATAGCGAGGCCGGTGTCGACGGAAATTTTGTGATGACCGGTGGCAAGCTGATTGAGGTGCAAATGTCGGCGGAAGGATCGACATTTACGCGGGCGCAGATGGACGGGCTTGTCGATCTAGCGGAAAAGGGTGTGGCCGAACTAACCGCGGCACAACTGGCGGCGGTTGGCTGATGCGACGGTTTGACGGCAAGGAACTGGTTATTGCGACGCATAACCACGGCAAATTGGAAGAGATGGAAGATCTTCTGAAGCCCTATGGGGTGTCTTTGACGTCAAACGCCGATCACGGATTGCCAGAGCCAGAAGAAACCGAGACCACCTTTGTGGGCAATGCCCGGATCAAGGCGCATGCAGCGGCAAAAGCAACCGGTCTACCGGCTTTGGCCGATGACAGTGGGATCGAGATTGATGGCCTTGATGGCGCACCAGGTGTTCATACGGCAGATTGGGCCGAAACACCGAATGGTCGTGATTTCAAGATGGCTATGGAGCGCAGTTGGGCGGCGTTAGAGTCTGTTTCTGCGCCTTTTCCACGAACAGCCCGGTTTTGTTGCACTTTGGTTCTGGCATGGCCAGATGGTCATGATGAGGTGTTTCCTGGTGTAATGCCGGGCCAGATTGTCTGGCCGATGCGCGGTGATCAGGGACACGGGTATGATCCTATCTTTCAGCCCGAGGGCTATGACATCACCTTTGGTGAGATGGACCGCTGGGAAAAGAACAAGATCAGCCACAGAGCAGATGCCGTTGCCAAACTGATTGCGGGTTGTTTTGCCTGAAGATTGGGAACATGGAGGCTTTGGCCTCTATATTCACTGGCCATTCTGCCAGGCAAAGTGTCCCTACTGCGATTTTAACAGTCATGTGGTGGCTCAGATTGATCAGAAAGCGTGGGAAGCGGCCTATCTGAGCGAGATCACGCGGATTGGAGCCGACACTGAGGGCCGAGTGCTACGGTCGGTATTTTTTGGCGGTGGTACGCCCAGCATGATGGACCCCGATATTGTCGATGCGATCTTAGCGAAAGTGCGTGCGACATGGCCTATCGCCAATGATATTGAGATAACACTGGAAGCAAATCCAACGTCGGTGGAGGCTGGCCGCTTTGCAGGCTATCGCGATGCGGGTGTGAACCGTGTGTCGATGGGTATACAGGCATTAAACGACGTTGATCTGAAAGCATTGGGTCGTTTGCACACAGCGGCCGAAGCAACACAAGCCTTTGATGTTGCGCGCGATGTCTTTAACCGGGTCAGTTTTGATTTGATCTATGCGCGCCAGGGACAGTCGCTCGCAGATTGGTCATCAGAACTGTCACAGGCCGTAAGTTTGGCTGTTGATCACCTGTCGCTTTATCAGCTTACAATTGAAGACGGCACGGCCTTTGGTGATCGCTATGCAGCCGGGAGGCTGCGTGGGTTGCCAGATGATGATGCAGCAGCCGATATGTACGCAGCAACGCAGGACATTTGTGGAGACGCGGGTTTACTGGGCTATGAGGTGTCAAACCACGCCCGCCCCGGATGTGAGAGCATTCATAACAAGATTTACTGGAAATATGGCGACTATGCGGGCATCGGGCCCGGTGCACACGGGCGCTTGACGCTCGGCGGACATCGATACGCGACAGAGGCACCCCGCGCGCCAGCTGTTTGGTTGTCACAGGTGCATAAGACAGGAAACGGCGATTCTTGCCGCGAGAGACTTGATCGGGCGGATCAAGTTGTTGAATTCTTACTGATGGGTATGCGGCTGCGTGAAGGTGTGAAGATTGATCGGTTCCCGGAGCTGATGAATAATAAATATTATAATAATATCAATATTTTAGTTGATTCTAAACTGATCGAATACCAAGATGGCACGGTCCAAGCAACAGATCGTGGGCTTCCGATATTGAATGCCGTGTTACGCGAGATGCTCGACGTTTAGCCGCCCGACAAGGCACGCAAAAGATCATCAAGTTGATCAAGTGATTTGTATCCGATCACCAGTTTTCCACTGTCTGATCCTGCCGCGTGGTCAATGGTAACCTTCATGCCGAGCGTGGCTGACAATTCATTTTCGATTTGAACGGTATCGGCATCTTTTGGAACGGGTGCGCCGGGAACCGAGCGTTTTTTGATCGCCGGGCCCTTTTTGGCGAGTTGTTCAGTCTCGCGCACAGACAAGTTACGCTGGATAACCTCGCGGGCAAGGCTGACGGCCTGATCATGCCCAACCAAAGCCCGAGCGTGCCCTGCCGTCAGTTGGCCGTTTATCAGGTAGGTCTGAACTTCATTGGGTAGATTAAGAAGACGTAGCAAGTTGGCGATGTGGCTTCGGCTTTTCCCCAAAGCTGACGCCAGCTTATCTTGTGTGTGACCAAAGCGGTCCATCAACTGCTTGTATCCAGCAGCCTCATCTACCGGATTCAGATCAGCCCGCTGGATATTTTCGATGATGGCGATTTCGAGGACTTCTGTATCGTCATAGTCACGCAACAGCACGGGTATTTCATGCAGCTTTGCGATCTGTGCTGCCCGCCAACGGCGTTCACCGGCAACAATCTCGTAGGTTTCAGCAGCCGATGGGGACTGGCGGACGATCAGTGGTTGGATGATCCCTTTCTCAGCCACAGATGCCGCCAGCTCGTTCAGAGCGTCCTCGGCAAAGGTTCGGCGAGGTTGATCTGGGTTTGGCTGAACCTGTTCAATCGGTACAACCATATCAGGGCGCCGTGGTGACGCTTGTGGCGTTTCATCGGCAGCGACATCTGACATGAGAGCGGACAGACCACGACCCAACCCCCGAGATTTTTTTGTCGTACGCGCCATTTATGCGGCCCTTTTTTTCTTTGTTTTTTCAATAAGTTCTTTTGCAAGTGCCCGATAAGCTGCACTACCTTTAGATGCACTGTCATACGTCAAAACCGGAACAGCAAATGAGGGCGCCTCACTGAGACGCACATTACGCGGAATGACAGTTTTGAACACCATATCGCCCATATTCTCGCGCGCGTCATCCTCGACCTGAAGAGACAGATTGTTACGGCTGTCATACATGGTGAGCGCAATCCCTTCGATCCGAAGATCTGGGTTTGCTGTCTGGCGTACATCACGAACTGTGAGTATGAGCTGCGACAAACCTTCGAGTGCGAAGAATTCGCTTTGCAAGGGAACAATGATAGAGTTCGCTGCGACCATCGCATTGACTGTCAATATATTGAGAGATGGAGGGCAGTCTATCAATATATAGTCAAAACCTAGTACGGACGCGCTGGCCGTTTGCAGTACATCGCGCAATAGAAAACTGCGCTTTGCATTGTCAACAAGCTCAAGATCAGCAGAACTGAGATCAGTTGTCGCTGGGACAATTGAAAGGTGATCTATTTTCGTTTTCTGCACCGCCTCGGCCAAGGTGACATCACCGGACAGAAGGTCATATGTTGTGGCATCCCGTTGGTCATGATCAATACCTAGGCCGGTAGACGCATTCCCCTGTGGATCAAGGTCGATCAGCAGGACGCGCTTTTTCTGTTCTGCCAAAGCAGCGCCAAGGTTGATCGTTGTCGTTGTTTTACCAACACCACCTTTTTGGTTGGCAATCGCGATGATTTTCGGGTCATTGGCCAAGGGCTTTTATCCTTCGGATCGCAAGTATTTGGGCGTCAGGATCAGTAATACTGGCATAACTTTCAAGGTCAAACGCCCAGTTCTTTTGGCCGTCGGCGATTTCTTGTCGCGCCTGTCGACCCTTGTGAAATAAGGCGACCCCCCTGGTTTGAGGTGTCTTTGGGCGACGGGTAGAAGTCCAGATAGTGCGGTTAGTGCACGCGCTGATACCACATCTGCTGCTTGTTCAGGTGCGTTTTCGATACGCTGAGCAAGAACGGTCACGCGCACCCCGCATTCACGGGCAGCTGTCCTGAGAAAGGCGGCCTTGCGTTGGTCGCTTTCGATCAGAATGAATTGCGCTTGGGGATGAAATGACTTTGCCAAGATTGCCATGACGATACCCGGAAAGCCGCCGCCACTGCCGATATCGACCCATTTTTCATAGTCTTTTGGTGCAAAACGATAAAGCTGTGCCGAATCGAGGATGTGCCGTTCCCAGACTGACGCTACACTGCCACGTGCAATCAGGTTGATCTTGGGCGTCCATTTTGCGACCAGATCACCAAAAACCGCCAATTCAGCCATTGTTTCACGTGAAACATCTATACCTGCGATGCTGGAAACCATAAGGCTAAGTTCCCGTCGCCTTCTGGTGCTTCTTGGTAGCTGCAACAACCAACATAAGGGCGGCAGGTGTCATACCCTCGATGCGGCTTGCATGGGCAATATTGACGGGCCGTACCGCGGCCAGTTTTGATACAATTTCATTCGAAAGCCCCTTGATTTCAGCATAGTCAATATCCGCAGGGATCAGGTGTTTTTCATCCCGCTCCAAAACCGCGATATCGCGCTCTTGACGTGCAATGTAGTGTGCGTAAAGCGCGTCTTTCTTTACCTGATCTTGTATGTGCGCCGGAATTTGACCAACATCTTGCTCCAACTTTGCCAAATCGGGAAAATTAAAATCGGAAAGCGCAAGCGCCTCCAACGCTGTCCTGCGAGGGCCGTCAGCATTCAGATTGACGCCAACGCCAGCGATCTCTCGTGCCGACAATGTCATCTTTCCCAGTTTTTCCTTTGCACGGGTGATCTGGTCGAGCTTACGACTAAAGTGCATCCAACGGGCTTCGCCAACACACCCGATATCACGACCCCGTTCTGTTAGACGCTGATCTGCGTTATCTGCACGCAATGATAGCCGGAATTCGGCACGTGACGTAAACATACGGTAAGGTTCTGACACACCCAGCGTGATGAGATCATCAATCATCACGCCAATGTAAGATCGCGGCGGCTGAATATGATAGATTCTTGGCCTTTGGCTTTCGCGGCGGCATTCAATCCCGCCACCAGTCCCTGCGCCGCAGCCTCCTCATATCCTGTTGTACCGTTGATCTGACCCGCTAAAAACAACCCGCCAACATCGCGTAACTCCAACGTCGCTTGCAGCGCGCGGGGATCAACATAGTCGTACTCAATGGCATAACCTGGCTGCAAAATAATAGCATTTTCAAGACCGTAGATAGATTTCACGTAGTCTTCCTGCACATCAACGGGCAATGATGTGGAAATGCCATTTGGATAAACAGTGTGGTCGTTTACCCCCTCCGGTTCCAGGAAGATCTGATGAGACGCCTTTTCGGCAAAACGCACCACCTTGTCTTCGATTGACGGGCAATAGCGCGGTCCCACCCCATCAATTTGCCCACCATACATCGCAGATCGGCCAAGGTTCTCTCGAATAATCTCATGTGTTTGTACGTTTGTGTGGGTAATCCCGCAATCAATTTGGGGCGCATAAGTTCCAGTAGAAAGAAACGAAAACAATACCGGATCTTCATCGCTTGGCTGTACTTCAAGCTTATCCCACGCAATTGTCCGACCATCCAAACGCGGTGGTGTTCCTGTTTTTAAACGTCCCAAGGGCAAATCAAAGCTATCCAGGCGCTCCGCCATCTTCACCGAAGGGTCATCTCCCATACGCCCGCCAGGCCGCGAAACATCACCGATATGAATCACGCCGCGCAAAAATGTACCCGTTGTCAGAATGACTCCCTGCGCACTCAGCGCGGAACCGTCACACATTTGAACACCTGTCACTTGCTGGCCGGTCATCAGCAAATCAACAGCTTCACCCTCGATAATGTCCAGGTTTTCAAGGGATTTCAGCTCCGATTGCATCTCTGTGCGGTAAATCTGACGGTCAGATTGCGCACGTGGTCCCTGCACTGCCGGGCCCTTTTTACGATTAAGCAAGCGAAACTGGATACCTGCCTTATCCGCAACACGGCCCATGACACCATCCAGGGCATCAATCTCGCGCACCAAGTGACCTTTGCCCAAACCACCAATTGCTGGGTTGCAGGACATCACCCCAATCGATTCTTTGGTCAATGTAACCAGCGCCGTGCGTACTCCCATACGAGCAGCCGCATGTGCTGCCTCTGCACCCGCATGGCCACCACCAATAACAATAACGTCGTAGTCATGATGTTTCACGTGAAACACTCCCTACTTCCCGATGCAAAAGCTGCTGAAAATCTCATCCAGCACGTGTTCTACATCAACACGACCCACGATACTATCCACTGCGCGAATAGCGGAGCGAAGATCTTCAGCAATGATATCAGTCATCGAATCTGACTGATCCAGAGACATCATCGCATCATTCATATAAACGATAGCGCGCATCATAGCCACGCGGTGACGCTCCCGCATTGCGATCCCGATTTGACCCACCTTCTCCTGTAAGCGTAAGCTGACGGCAGCAATCAAATCATCAATACCGTCACCGGTCTTACCGGATACTGATAAGCCATTCTGCCCGTACAAATCCGACTTCGCCTGCACCACCAAATCATCTGGACCATAGGCCGCGTCAGCAAGGTCAAGTTGTAAGTGAATCCGGTAGTCAGCACGCGCCGCACGATCCAGTGCCCTTGCAACACCCAGACCTTCGATAACGTCATCCGTATCCCGCACACCAGCGGTATCAAGTAGCGTCACAGGTAGCCCGTCAAGGTCCATCTGCACCTCGATAACATCCCGTGTCGTTCCAGCTATCTCTGATGTAATGGCCACATCCCGCCCAGCGAGACGATTCAGCAACGTCGACTTACCCACATTTGGTGCACCAATGATCGCAACCTCAAACCCATCCCGTACCCGTTCCGCAACACGTACACCATCTGCCTCATGCACCATTTCAGCCTGTACGCCAGATAAGAGTTCTCTCACTTCGGGGCCAACATCTACCGGCACCTCTTCATCCGCAAAATCGATCGTCGCTTCCAACAGCGCAGACGCCCGAATAAGACGCGTCCGCCAGTTCTCTGCCAGCTCCCCCAAAGCCCCGGAAAAAACACGCACCGCTTGCTTGCGCTGACTTTCTGTCTCCGCGTCAATTAGATCAGCAAGACCTTCAACTTCCGCCAGGTTCAGACAACCATTCTCCAGCGCGCGACGCGTAAACTCGCTAAGCTTCTGCCTGCCTCAGATCTGGCATCTCACCCAACGACCGCAGCACAGCTGTCACGACCGCCGGACTGCCATGCAAGTGAAGCTCGACAACAGCTTCACCGGTAAAACTCCGCCCCTCTTTGAAATTCAAGATGAGCGCCTCA is from Yoonia sp. GPGPB17 and encodes:
- the rph gene encoding ribonuclease PH, with the translated sequence MRPSGRQTNEMREISIETGVTMHAEGSCLIKCGNTHVLCTASIDERVPPFLKNSGLGWVTAEYGMLPRATNTRMRREAKNGQSGRTQEIQRLIGRSLRAGVDRVALGERQIVVDCDVIQADGGTRCASITGGWVALKLAVQKLMKAGDVISDPLIDPVAAISCGVYAGQEVLDLDYPEDSEAGVDGNFVMTGGKLIEVQMSAEGSTFTRAQMDGLVDLAEKGVAELTAAQLAAVG
- the rdgB gene encoding RdgB/HAM1 family non-canonical purine NTP pyrophosphatase, with the protein product MRRFDGKELVIATHNHGKLEEMEDLLKPYGVSLTSNADHGLPEPEETETTFVGNARIKAHAAAKATGLPALADDSGIEIDGLDGAPGVHTADWAETPNGRDFKMAMERSWAALESVSAPFPRTARFCCTLVLAWPDGHDEVFPGVMPGQIVWPMRGDQGHGYDPIFQPEGYDITFGEMDRWEKNKISHRADAVAKLIAGCFA
- the hemW gene encoding radical SAM family heme chaperone HemW, which translates into the protein MPEDWEHGGFGLYIHWPFCQAKCPYCDFNSHVVAQIDQKAWEAAYLSEITRIGADTEGRVLRSVFFGGGTPSMMDPDIVDAILAKVRATWPIANDIEITLEANPTSVEAGRFAGYRDAGVNRVSMGIQALNDVDLKALGRLHTAAEATQAFDVARDVFNRVSFDLIYARQGQSLADWSSELSQAVSLAVDHLSLYQLTIEDGTAFGDRYAAGRLRGLPDDDAAADMYAATQDICGDAGLLGYEVSNHARPGCESIHNKIYWKYGDYAGIGPGAHGRLTLGGHRYATEAPRAPAVWLSQVHKTGNGDSCRERLDRADQVVEFLLMGMRLREGVKIDRFPELMNNKYYNNINILVDSKLIEYQDGTVQATDRGLPILNAVLREMLDV
- a CDS encoding ParB/RepB/Spo0J family partition protein, translated to MARTTKKSRGLGRGLSALMSDVAADETPQASPRRPDMVVPIEQVQPNPDQPRRTFAEDALNELAASVAEKGIIQPLIVRQSPSAAETYEIVAGERRWRAAQIAKLHEIPVLLRDYDDTEVLEIAIIENIQRADLNPVDEAAGYKQLMDRFGHTQDKLASALGKSRSHIANLLRLLNLPNEVQTYLINGQLTAGHARALVGHDQAVSLAREVIQRNLSVRETEQLAKKGPAIKKRSVPGAPVPKDADTVQIENELSATLGMKVTIDHAAGSDSGKLVIGYKSLDQLDDLLRALSGG
- a CDS encoding ParA family protein yields the protein MANDPKIIAIANQKGGVGKTTTTINLGAALAEQKKRVLLIDLDPQGNASTGLGIDHDQRDATTYDLLSGDVTLAEAVQKTKIDHLSIVPATTDLSSADLELVDNAKRSFLLRDVLQTASASVLGFDYILIDCPPSLNILTVNAMVAANSIIVPLQSEFFALEGLSQLILTVRDVRQTANPDLRIEGIALTMYDSRNNLSLQVEDDARENMGDMVFKTVIPRNVRLSEAPSFAVPVLTYDSASKGSAAYRALAKELIEKTKKKRAA
- the rsmG gene encoding 16S rRNA (guanine(527)-N(7))-methyltransferase RsmG, translated to MAELAVFGDLVAKWTPKINLIARGSVASVWERHILDSAQLYRFAPKDYEKWVDIGSGGGFPGIVMAILAKSFHPQAQFILIESDQRKAAFLRTAARECGVRVTVLAQRIENAPEQAADVVSARALTALSGLLPVAQRHLKPGGSPYFTRVDRRDKKSPTAKRTGRLTLKVMPVLLILTPKYLRSEG